The Ipomoea triloba cultivar NCNSP0323 chromosome 4, ASM357664v1 DNA segment GGGAGATGAAGTTCCTGACAAATTTGAAGCTACTTTTGAACTCTTTAATTCAGTGTCTGTCTTCCCCTTCCCCTTCTCCTTATCCTTCTCTTGTTGAAGCTGTTTAAACCTCTCCATGAATGAACCATCATTAACAAAGAGGCTAGGATCTTTTGCTTTCTCCATTGGCAAAACTTCTACTACGAATTTTTGGTCACCACAATGTTTCACTGCTTGGCAGGCACTAAAAAGGTATTTAGAGACAGAAATACATAATTTGAGCTGGCAACAAAGCCAGCCCAATCCAACAAAACCAAGATCCTTCCCCCATGAAAAAATCGGAGCTCAAAACCCAAAATAGTTACAAGGATGCATATATGACTGACAAAACCATACACCAATACACTGCTTGCCAACAATCATCTGTATAAAATGCATTGAACTAACAaacatcatttttttgtgtGGGATGGGATGGTTCAACAACCTCATACCTTGTGTAGCCCTCccaaaggaaaataattaaacCAGAACAGCCAAAATTTGTTCCAAAACGACGAGGGAGAAGAAAGTAATGATCTTGAAAACGCTTATATAAAAAAAACCCCTAAATTTTCCAACAACCCCACTCAATAAGTATTTTCATAATTCTACCATCCAAAGTTTGACAATCAGATACAAAACTACAAATAAGAACAATTCAACCCATAGTTATAATTTAGCTACACGAATTTAGaatcgaaaacaattttttttatctgcAATCCTCAAAATTTTCTACCTGGAAAGGAAAATCAAGAATTGTCTTCGATTGGATTGTGATCAGTGCAAGAAAGGATGATCGGGatgcaaaccagagatacatgTACTGACATACAGGCGAGATATTGTGTGATGGCAACGCACCCTTCTTCGTCGGGTTGGATACAAGGTATGTTAAATGATAGGACGAGGAAAGGAGACCATGTGACTTTTGAGCTTTAGGGTTTGCAGGATTGGATTTTATGTAGTGAAGTTGCACTCTAGGTCCCTGAATTTGcctttatttctttcttcaGCCCTCATACAaaagtctaccactcctctttttttctttcttttaaaaaaaaatattataatcctCCTAGTAATAGTTGTGTAATTGAGTTGCTTTTTGACTTGAATTATGATAGCTTTTTCAAAACCATTCAATTTATTATACTTAGTACAAATTATTAACTAATCAAAATGAATTGATTTATTCaactaataaaatttataaaagattaTACTCATTTCCTAtacttaatttttattattttttaagtgaTGAGGGAAGTATGATGTTATTAATTAAGGGTATATATTGTCCTGCTCATTGTAATATACTCATAAATTATACTTTTGAAGTAATACTCACAaattatatagaaaaaataaattatactaaatgaattactcaaataaaaaaaatataaataataagttaATCTTAAAATTATCCCAAATTaacaagaaaaatacaaaaataatgttccATCCATTTACTCAGTTGATTTCTTTATTTCTACtctcaaaaaaattgaaaacctTAATCGAACAAAGTAATTAGTTAGATATGAGTTATGATGACTCAATATCTTAACAGACATAAATATTGCACAAAAGTCGGTATATTTTAGACATATCCCTTACATTGTAGCCCGTAGGCCATTTCTTTACTTCTTGTAGCGCGATGCTGGACTGGTGAATGCTGGTGATAAGGCTGAGCTATATATCGCCCACTAGGCAAGAGGAACGGGCAATATATCGCCGAGTCGCCGGCGGCGATAGACATGACAACTGGCTTGAAAGCCTTAAACGCCATTGCCGTACCTATCAATCTCGCCTCCAAAGCCTCTCTCCTCCGCCCTTTTCACTTGCCTCATCAGCTCCACCACAGATTCCATTTCCCTATATTGCGCTCTGCTTCTCCTTTTTTTCCACTCTGCTCACTGCGTAAGTAATTCCGCCTATTACTCCTACTCTAGCTTCTTCTTCGGTAAATATGAGTGCGAAGCTTCATTGTAAAGTTTAGGtacacataattttttgttCTCTTTCTGTTCTAATTTGCAGCTGAAAAAAGCAGTGTGAAAGCCTTGCCTGATGGAGCTGGTGAGGCTGTGAGTGAGGCTTCAAAGAATGGCCTTCTTCAAGTGGTTTTAGTTTCTCCTCAGGTTGCTAACCGAACTGTGAATTCCTAATCTGTTATTGTaattgttactccgtattttttttatgttttaaatgCCTATGCAGTCATAAATCACAGCTGCACaagaaataatttcatatttaggaCATGATAGTATTCTCTATGAATCATTTTGCAGTGGTTCCTCT contains these protein-coding regions:
- the LOC116015243 gene encoding uncharacterized protein LOC116015243 isoform X2 — encoded protein: MTTGLKALNAIAVPINLASKASLLRPFHLPHQLHHRFHFPILRSASPFFPLCSLPEKSSVKALPDGAGEAVSEASKNGLLQVVLVSPQIPGNVGSIARTCAASGVKLHLVEPLGFQIDDTKLKRAGLDYWPYVVVKVHQSWSEFQDYFSGQTGDKRLLAFTKRGTTIHSEG